In the uncultured Methanobacterium sp. genome, one interval contains:
- a CDS encoding PPC domain-containing DNA-binding protein, producing MIVKRLVPGQDLKQSLEKIRDKHGLKSGVVLCLVGSLDEAVLRMADSNKKTIKGPLEIVSATGTIATNGIHLHLAVADNQGNVMGGHLMTGCPVHTTVEICILCPDMVFKRVSDSETGYRELEVFPK from the coding sequence ATGATAGTAAAAAGATTGGTGCCAGGCCAGGACCTCAAACAGTCCCTTGAAAAGATAAGGGACAAACATGGGTTAAAATCTGGTGTAGTCCTGTGTTTAGTGGGTAGCCTGGATGAAGCAGTATTAAGAATGGCAGATAGTAATAAAAAGACGATTAAAGGGCCACTGGAAATAGTTTCTGCCACCGGGACCATAGCCACCAACGGGATTCACCTGCACCTTGCAGTGGCTGATAACCAGGGCAATGTCATGGGTGGACACCTGATGACCGGCTGTCCAGTGCACACCACGGTTGAAATCTGTATTCTGTGTCCAGACATGGTTTTCAAGCGAGTATCAGACTCTGAAACTGGTTACCGTGAACTTGAAGTTTTCCCCAAGTAG
- a CDS encoding DUF366 family protein, producing the protein MKQKTLEPGMLYDGSQINPMWAFQALGIKGSSIVTWIGPMNIHSDELIDYEDVGLEIKSDEMVHFIIEHFDVQPADIRLCYHRQRILVMIVKDLLEELGIKTLRKGDDIYVDGGKLSVSIATGSISSMKIHFAMNLTSQGTPDDVETTGLTECKAHLTHEDITELAKKISEKYVMEISDIEQDISKTRVF; encoded by the coding sequence ATGAAACAAAAAACACTCGAACCTGGTATGTTGTACGATGGAAGTCAGATAAATCCAATGTGGGCATTCCAGGCCCTGGGAATAAAGGGATCCAGTATTGTGACCTGGATCGGTCCCATGAACATTCACTCAGACGAGTTAATTGATTACGAGGATGTGGGGTTGGAGATAAAATCCGATGAAATGGTACACTTCATAATTGAACACTTCGACGTACAACCCGCAGATATACGGCTCTGTTACCACCGGCAAAGGATTCTGGTAATGATTGTAAAGGATTTACTGGAAGAACTGGGTATAAAAACACTGCGCAAGGGTGATGATATATATGTGGATGGCGGAAAGCTCAGTGTATCTATCGCCACCGGTTCCATCAGTAGCATGAAGATCCACTTTGCCATGAACCTGACCAGCCAGGGAACACCGGATGATGTTGAAACCACTGGTTTGACTGAGTGCAAGGCACATTTAACCCATGAAGATATAACAGAACTCGCAAAAAAGATTTCTGAAAAGTATGTGATGGAAATTTCTGATATAGAACAGGATATTAGCAAGACCAGAGTGTTTTAG
- a CDS encoding 6-carboxytetrahydropterin synthase produces the protein MKIVINGIHANLRFASAHMIPCHEFCGGIHGHSYHVDVVVEGERGGQFGFVADFKTVKGQVRKMCKELDHKLLIPENSKELEFKLKDPVEFSIGTKEYKIPREDCCLLPLPSTSAEDLAEYLAGKLFQALQDEGDIKSVEICVNEGIGQGAYSTKKAD, from the coding sequence ATGAAAATAGTTATTAATGGAATACACGCTAACTTGAGATTCGCATCAGCCCACATGATCCCCTGCCATGAATTCTGTGGAGGGATACACGGACACTCCTACCACGTGGATGTTGTTGTGGAGGGAGAACGTGGTGGCCAGTTCGGATTCGTGGCTGACTTTAAAACAGTCAAGGGACAGGTAAGGAAAATGTGCAAAGAACTGGATCACAAACTCCTAATACCTGAAAACAGTAAAGAACTCGAATTCAAATTAAAAGACCCGGTAGAGTTTTCCATCGGGACTAAAGAGTATAAAATCCCCAGGGAAGACTGCTGTCTCCTACCACTACCCTCCACCTCTGCTGAGGACCTGGCAGAGTACTTGGCTGGTAAGCTTTTCCAGGCACTTCAGGATGAGGGAGACATTAAAAGTGTGGAGATATGCGTGAACGAGGGAATAGGTCAGGGTGCTTATTCCACTAAAAAAGCCGATTAA
- a CDS encoding 7-carboxy-7-deazaguanine synthase QueE — translation MLIPLKKPINGGFEIKARISEIFSSIQGEGKLLGRRQVFVRFTGCNLNCNYCDTSLSRDPGYGEEFDIDTLYEKINELITPDFHSISFTGGEPLLHADFIKEFLEKYPLPALLETNGSLPGEMAKLTELVQYVSMDVKLPEHEAVSDWDDLTDQEIKSIKLLIKKGINSYCKLVVQPSTTTDTVACIAARIRDEIQDTSKISLVVQPVSPLELWAGKTHKLLEISEKAGEYLDVLTIPQVHKLLNLR, via the coding sequence GTGCTTATTCCACTAAAAAAGCCGATTAATGGGGGATTTGAAATAAAAGCTAGAATTTCAGAAATTTTTTCAAGCATACAGGGTGAAGGAAAACTCCTGGGCCGTAGACAGGTCTTTGTAAGGTTCACAGGATGCAACCTAAACTGCAACTACTGTGACACCTCCTTAAGCCGTGATCCAGGTTATGGTGAAGAGTTTGACATAGACACATTATACGAGAAAATCAATGAACTCATAACCCCTGATTTTCACTCAATTTCATTCACCGGGGGAGAACCACTATTACACGCTGATTTTATCAAAGAATTCCTGGAAAAATACCCTTTACCTGCTCTATTGGAAACAAATGGTTCCTTACCTGGTGAAATGGCTAAATTAACAGAATTAGTGCAGTATGTGTCCATGGATGTGAAACTCCCGGAGCATGAGGCAGTTTCTGACTGGGATGATCTCACAGATCAGGAGATAAAATCCATAAAGCTATTAATAAAAAAGGGGATAAATAGTTACTGTAAGTTAGTAGTACAGCCCTCCACAACAACGGACACAGTGGCCTGTATAGCAGCCAGAATAAGGGATGAAATTCAGGATACCAGTAAAATATCCCTGGTTGTTCAGCCGGTCAGTCCCCTGGAACTTTGGGCTGGGAAAACTCACAAACTACTGGAAATTTCCGAGAAAGCAGGAGAATATCTCGACGTGTTAACCATACCCCAGGTTCATAAACTTCTTAACCTAAGATAG
- a CDS encoding CBS domain-containing protein — MEMDTQVTVHDAMTSSVITVDPETSIAQAAAIMSQKGIGSLIIRSNSEPEGLITESDIITKVVSMDIQASQITVAEVMTRDLIKITPGSELNEAARTMAKNKIRRLPVVNDGVLVGILTSTDVMTVSPELTEILVETAKMTHQIDYADNEKSVPGTCEVCGNYLDYLDEVDGKYVCEECKEDLEGE; from the coding sequence ATGGAAATGGATACCCAAGTGACTGTACACGACGCCATGACATCAAGTGTGATAACTGTAGACCCTGAAACCAGCATTGCCCAAGCTGCGGCTATAATGAGTCAGAAAGGCATTGGAAGCCTCATTATCCGGAGTAATTCAGAACCGGAAGGACTGATTACCGAAAGTGACATTATAACCAAGGTTGTATCCATGGATATCCAGGCCAGCCAGATAACGGTGGCCGAGGTCATGACCCGTGATCTCATAAAAATCACTCCTGGAAGTGAGCTCAACGAAGCAGCAAGAACCATGGCTAAAAATAAAATAAGGAGACTGCCTGTGGTGAATGATGGGGTTCTTGTTGGTATATTAACCTCCACTGATGTGATGACTGTATCACCAGAACTCACTGAAATACTGGTGGAAACCGCCAAGATGACCCACCAGATAGATTACGCTGACAATGAGAAATCAGTACCTGGAACCTGTGAAGTATGTGGAAATTACCTGGATTATTTGGATGAAGTAGATGGAAAGTACGTTTGTGAGGAGTGTAAAGAAGATTTAGAAGGTGAATAG
- a CDS encoding CBS domain-containing protein encodes MEEVMTPDPVTVSVDTHATMVRSIFREEGFRTILVVSENRLEGAITRGDMMSISSTKSNIDARGIMQKPRVIATPDMDLLHLAREIMKADTVYAPVVESPDNMQLVGIITVADILRKFLYNGLKADTKTLQGLISSSVVTCNYNDLISHVWKRMDEYGFSGLPVMKKNKLIGIITRMDIIKSGHARMGFESDSHEGRGAIMVEKVMKTPPVVATPSTLTREAGEIILEYDIGRIPVVENPVYVKREPRRAKEADLVGIVSREDILWSYIR; translated from the coding sequence GTGGAAGAAGTAATGACCCCGGATCCTGTCACCGTATCTGTGGATACACATGCCACCATGGTAAGATCCATCTTCCGTGAAGAAGGATTCCGTACCATTCTCGTAGTATCCGAAAACCGCTTAGAAGGTGCTATAACTCGTGGAGATATGATGAGCATATCCTCCACCAAATCCAACATAGATGCACGGGGAATCATGCAAAAACCCCGAGTTATAGCCACTCCCGATATGGATTTACTCCACCTTGCCCGGGAGATCATGAAAGCAGACACTGTGTACGCTCCGGTAGTGGAGTCACCAGACAACATGCAGCTGGTGGGAATAATAACTGTTGCTGATATTTTAAGGAAATTTCTCTACAATGGACTGAAAGCAGACACTAAAACCCTGCAAGGCTTAATCAGTTCCAGTGTGGTTACCTGTAATTACAATGACCTGATCTCACATGTCTGGAAACGAATGGATGAATACGGTTTTTCCGGACTTCCAGTGATGAAGAAGAATAAACTCATAGGGATCATCACCAGAATGGACATCATCAAATCAGGCCATGCCCGAATGGGTTTTGAGTCAGATTCCCATGAAGGACGTGGTGCCATTATGGTGGAGAAGGTCATGAAAACGCCCCCTGTGGTGGCAACCCCCAGTACATTAACCCGTGAGGCTGGGGAAATAATACTGGAGTATGATATTGGGAGAATACCCGTGGTTGAAAATCCAGTATACGTTAAAAGAGAACCCCGAAGAGCTAAAGAAGCCGATCTTGTTGGTATAGTTTCAAGGGAAGATATTTTATGGTCCTATATCAGATGA
- a CDS encoding CBS domain-containing protein, producing the protein MRKRQTINRVKSMDRGSLEFETHESQHEGDVMSIATKKVVTAPQTATIKEAAEIMVKNKFRRLPITDPGSEKLLGIVTSMDILDFLGGGDKYKILEEKHQDNFPAAINEPVKMIMTRDVEIINTKDSITSAVTKMTTKGVGALPIVDSNHKIAGIVSERDFVLLMAGVLTDEKVEDYMHNSVITTTPGTRIEGASKIMVRNKLRRIPVVGEERKTPHPEEDKIVGIVTATDILEFLGKNSAFEHMITNSAEEILNTTITEIMESKVITATINDRLGDICDLMEDQGIGGLPVVQNGDLRGIITESDILRAVT; encoded by the coding sequence ATGAGAAAAAGACAAACCATAAACAGGGTGAAATCAATGGACCGTGGTTCATTGGAATTTGAAACCCACGAATCCCAACATGAGGGAGACGTGATGAGTATAGCAACGAAAAAGGTGGTTACCGCACCTCAAACAGCCACCATAAAAGAAGCGGCTGAAATAATGGTAAAAAACAAGTTCAGACGACTTCCCATAACTGATCCAGGGAGTGAGAAGCTTCTGGGAATAGTTACCTCCATGGACATTCTGGACTTTTTAGGAGGTGGGGATAAGTACAAGATCCTGGAAGAAAAACATCAGGATAACTTCCCTGCAGCCATCAATGAACCAGTGAAGATGATAATGACCCGTGACGTGGAAATCATCAACACTAAGGACTCCATAACCAGTGCTGTCACCAAAATGACAACTAAAGGGGTGGGAGCCCTGCCCATAGTGGATTCAAATCATAAAATAGCAGGGATAGTCTCTGAAAGAGACTTTGTTCTGTTGATGGCAGGAGTACTCACTGATGAAAAGGTGGAAGACTACATGCACAACAGTGTAATCACCACAACCCCCGGGACCCGTATTGAAGGGGCATCAAAGATAATGGTGCGTAACAAACTCCGAAGAATCCCGGTAGTAGGTGAAGAGCGCAAGACACCTCACCCTGAAGAGGATAAAATAGTGGGAATTGTCACCGCCACTGACATCCTGGAATTTTTAGGCAAAAACAGTGCCTTTGAACACATGATAACCAACAGTGCCGAGGAAATCCTCAACACCACCATCACCGAGATCATGGAATCTAAGGTGATCACAGCCACCATCAACGACCGACTGGGAGATATCTGTGACCTCATGGAAGATCAAGGCATAGGTGGACTTCCAGTAGTGCAAAATGGAGATCTACGTGGAATAATAACTGAAAGTGACATATTAAGAGCCGTGACCTAA
- a CDS encoding CBS domain-containing protein, whose amino-acid sequence MMKIEDVMNEEVILAEENEQVSHARNLMLKYGYSRILVVDQEGKPVGILTEKDLTRKMRSNGPKWKRRTIDKISIRRVMTPNPVTITPFREIREAVELMIKNNISSIPVTDGDEVVGIVTKSDLMDFYRQKYTGKWKVSQLMTSEVITVNENHSIGHVISIMEDDKIGKVIVMRDNEPVGIITSSNISFANVEDPETGISVEKIAFLRNVDGQEKRNVREVSMLTAGDIMTNHLIKIEQDEDAASAAEIMAKKEVIGIPVVNDNELVGIITKTDIIRGIQ is encoded by the coding sequence ATGATGAAAATCGAGGATGTAATGAACGAGGAAGTAATCTTAGCAGAGGAAAACGAACAGGTAAGTCATGCCCGAAACCTAATGCTTAAATACGGTTACAGCCGCATTTTAGTAGTTGACCAGGAAGGTAAACCAGTGGGCATCCTGACTGAAAAAGACTTAACCCGAAAAATGAGATCCAACGGACCAAAATGGAAAAGAAGAACCATCGATAAAATCAGCATCCGCAGGGTCATGACACCAAACCCGGTGACAATCACCCCCTTCCGCGAAATCAGGGAAGCGGTGGAGCTCATGATCAAAAATAACATTAGCTCCATACCAGTAACCGATGGGGATGAAGTGGTAGGAATCGTAACCAAAAGTGACCTCATGGACTTCTACCGCCAGAAATACACTGGTAAATGGAAAGTATCCCAGCTTATGACCAGTGAAGTGATAACTGTCAATGAAAATCACAGTATTGGTCACGTAATAAGCATAATGGAAGATGATAAAATTGGAAAAGTCATTGTGATGAGGGATAATGAGCCAGTGGGTATCATAACCTCCTCCAACATATCCTTTGCAAATGTGGAGGATCCTGAAACCGGGATTAGCGTGGAAAAAATAGCATTCCTGCGTAATGTAGACGGCCAGGAGAAAAGAAATGTCCGAGAGGTGTCCATGCTCACGGCAGGGGATATTATGACAAATCACCTTATAAAAATCGAACAGGATGAAGACGCCGCCAGTGCAGCTGAAATAATGGCTAAAAAGGAAGTTATTGGGATTCCAGTTGTTAATGACAATGAACTGGTGGGAATAATAACTAAAACGGATATTATCCGGGGAATCCAGTAA
- a CDS encoding CBS domain-containing protein, which yields MHVKDIMAKDAVVVDKDQNIHDALKLMKKNKVSRLPVINTNQDHQKELVGIITEKDIALRLGSSKYGNLAPSHFHVSTVMTPQPLTAEGNQTLGDAAQLMLENKIGGLTVTDGRDIIGVITKTDFLHTCQGRPFNEITVKERMQTEVTTIGPQDRLVHARRIIIDEGIGRLPVMEDGELQGMITAKDIALAMMSFRKVVPDKYKPARIRNLLVEDVMIQNVKTITEETNLSEAAQILLDENFSGLPVVDDEGMIGIITKTDFLKLIVELEK from the coding sequence ATGCATGTGAAAGATATAATGGCCAAAGATGCAGTTGTGGTGGACAAAGACCAGAACATTCACGACGCACTGAAATTAATGAAAAAAAATAAAGTATCCCGGTTGCCGGTTATAAACACCAACCAGGACCATCAGAAAGAACTGGTAGGTATCATAACCGAGAAAGACATAGCACTTCGTCTGGGATCATCCAAATACGGCAACCTGGCACCATCCCATTTTCATGTCTCCACAGTGATGACTCCTCAGCCATTAACTGCTGAAGGCAACCAGACTCTGGGGGATGCTGCCCAGCTCATGCTGGAGAATAAAATTGGAGGCCTGACTGTAACCGATGGCAGGGATATCATTGGGGTGATCACCAAGACGGACTTTCTGCATACCTGCCAGGGCAGACCTTTCAACGAGATCACTGTAAAAGAGAGGATGCAAACCGAAGTCACCACCATTGGACCACAGGATCGGCTGGTACACGCCAGGAGGATCATCATTGACGAGGGTATTGGCCGACTACCAGTAATGGAAGATGGCGAGCTCCAGGGAATGATAACTGCCAAAGACATAGCCCTGGCCATGATGTCCTTCAGGAAAGTAGTTCCTGACAAGTACAAACCCGCCAGAATACGTAACCTGCTGGTGGAAGACGTGATGATCCAGAACGTGAAAACCATAACCGAAGAAACAAACCTATCTGAGGCAGCCCAGATCCTGCTGGATGAAAACTTCAGTGGACTACCAGTGGTGGATGATGAAGGTATGATTGGAATAATCACCAAAACAGACTTCCTGAAACTGATAGTGGAACTGGAAAAATGA
- a CDS encoding RNA ligase, whose translation MREKSIPPLVTDEEVSHLLGIPSTRLEDAYRKGILKKYQKHGLNAIQFRKGLGPVEAGTMVIKMEEIEVIRGFPKIRRTLMLHPALEKHFQNEVAVEEKMNGYNVRIALVDHEIIAFTRGGYICPYTSRKARQILDMDQFFNDYPQMVICGEMVGTLNPYVSHYYPEVGKLGFRIFDLREKLTNAPLPLMAKRELLADYNLEPVKLLGVFPVEEAPQKVMELVMELGEHDREGVVMKDPQMQLEPLKYTSSQAQAAELEYALSFPFDLAKAFLFSRIIREGFQSHEIGESEDKRRKRALRMGESILYPMLETISKVENGELAAEDLLIEVENQEEADEFIRHLRDLKVMATLAEIKDGKAVIRRVHQSTNDRINNYLDGGLY comes from the coding sequence ATGAGAGAAAAAAGCATACCGCCATTAGTAACTGATGAGGAGGTTTCCCATCTCCTGGGCATACCCTCCACTAGATTGGAGGATGCCTACCGGAAGGGTATCTTAAAAAAATACCAGAAGCATGGTCTGAATGCCATCCAGTTCCGGAAAGGATTGGGACCAGTTGAAGCCGGGACCATGGTAATAAAAATGGAGGAAATAGAAGTTATAAGGGGCTTTCCCAAGATAAGAAGAACCCTGATGCTACACCCTGCACTGGAAAAACATTTCCAGAACGAAGTGGCGGTGGAGGAGAAGATGAATGGATATAACGTCCGCATCGCTCTGGTTGATCATGAGATAATTGCATTCACCCGTGGGGGTTATATATGTCCCTACACCAGCCGCAAAGCCCGCCAGATACTGGATATGGATCAATTTTTCAATGACTATCCTCAAATGGTTATCTGTGGAGAAATGGTGGGCACTTTAAACCCATACGTATCTCACTACTATCCTGAGGTGGGAAAACTTGGATTCCGTATATTTGACCTCCGGGAAAAACTCACCAATGCACCTTTACCTTTAATGGCCAAAAGGGAGCTTCTGGCAGATTACAACCTGGAACCGGTAAAACTTCTGGGAGTGTTCCCAGTGGAAGAAGCCCCACAGAAGGTCATGGAGCTGGTGATGGAATTGGGAGAACATGACCGGGAGGGAGTGGTGATGAAGGACCCCCAGATGCAACTGGAGCCGTTGAAGTACACCTCATCTCAGGCCCAGGCAGCAGAACTTGAATACGCTCTGAGTTTCCCATTTGACCTGGCTAAAGCATTTTTGTTTAGTAGAATAATCCGGGAAGGATTCCAATCCCATGAAATTGGAGAATCAGAGGATAAACGCCGCAAAAGAGCTCTGCGAATGGGTGAATCTATACTCTACCCCATGCTGGAAACCATCAGCAAGGTTGAAAATGGGGAACTGGCAGCAGAAGATCTGCTGATAGAAGTGGAAAACCAGGAAGAAGCAGATGAATTCATCCGCCACCTCCGTGATTTAAAGGTCATGGCCACACTGGCTGAGATAAAAGACGGTAAAGCAGTGATAAGAAGGGTGCACCAGTCTACCAACGACCGTATCAACAACTATCTGGATGGTGGATTGTACTAA
- the pheA gene encoding prephenate dehydratase — translation MKIGYFGPAGTFTEEAASTLGGELVPYDTIPEVFEAVHTGKVDQGVVPIENSIEGSVGVTLDLLAHQYLLKIKGEIILPINHNLLINPDSELGDVEVVYSHYQPLSQCRMFLEKMGVRTQAASSTAAAAEMILGNRKAAAIGTRRAAQLYGLKIAAEDIQDHKNNMTRFVVIDQEDHIPTGKDKTSVVLCLSNDRPGGLYDILGEFASDNINLTKIESRPSKERLGSYIFFVDMEGHHRDIKIMNVINKIQSKVGYIKILGSYPQEGDD, via the coding sequence ATGAAAATAGGATATTTTGGACCAGCAGGGACCTTCACTGAAGAAGCAGCATCTACTCTAGGAGGAGAACTGGTGCCCTATGACACCATACCCGAAGTATTTGAAGCAGTGCACACTGGTAAAGTTGATCAGGGAGTGGTACCCATAGAAAACTCCATTGAGGGTTCGGTGGGAGTAACCCTGGATCTCCTGGCCCACCAGTACCTCCTGAAAATTAAGGGAGAAATAATACTCCCCATTAACCACAACCTCCTAATTAATCCTGATTCTGAGTTAGGTGATGTTGAAGTGGTTTATTCCCATTACCAACCCCTTTCCCAGTGTAGAATGTTCCTGGAGAAAATGGGAGTGCGAACTCAGGCTGCAAGCAGCACTGCTGCAGCTGCCGAGATGATACTGGGTAACAGGAAAGCAGCGGCCATTGGAACCCGAAGGGCAGCCCAGTTATACGGTCTTAAAATTGCAGCAGAAGATATTCAGGATCATAAAAATAACATGACTCGGTTCGTGGTTATTGACCAGGAAGACCACATTCCCACCGGAAAGGACAAAACATCAGTGGTTCTATGCCTTTCCAATGACCGTCCAGGGGGTTTGTACGATATACTGGGAGAATTTGCCAGTGATAATATAAATTTAACTAAAATAGAGTCCCGACCGTCCAAAGAAAGATTGGGAAGTTATATCTTTTTTGTGGATATGGAGGGTCACCATAGGGATATAAAAATCATGAATGTTATAAATAAGATACAATCAAAGGTAGGATACATAAAGATTTTAGGATCATATCCTCAGGAAGGAGATGATTAG
- a CDS encoding PsbP-related protein codes for MNKILPLMAVILMAVMVSGCVTNEDKNNDSNNYSANGVSFQYPHSWGVAAVSSPNAVAAVGDPNTVVNGNPTTSVVIQTPNSTEGSGLKTAYDQSYAKFFNNTGKTKVSEGQIVLNGATVYEIVYSSSEEGIAKKYRAVWTQKGSTVYVILCSARVEAYDAQQSNFDLVVNSFQAS; via the coding sequence ATGAATAAAATTCTCCCATTAATGGCAGTTATCCTCATGGCAGTTATGGTTTCAGGATGCGTTACCAATGAGGATAAAAACAACGATAGCAATAATTACTCTGCAAACGGTGTTTCATTCCAGTACCCTCATTCATGGGGCGTGGCTGCAGTTAGCTCACCCAATGCGGTGGCTGCAGTGGGAGATCCCAATACAGTGGTTAATGGAAATCCCACCACTTCCGTGGTGATACAGACACCAAACTCAACAGAGGGATCTGGTCTGAAAACAGCCTACGACCAGAGCTATGCTAAATTCTTCAACAACACTGGTAAAACCAAGGTTTCAGAGGGCCAAATCGTTTTAAACGGTGCTACAGTTTATGAAATTGTGTACAGCTCCTCAGAAGAAGGAATAGCCAAGAAGTACCGGGCAGTGTGGACACAAAAAGGCAGCACAGTCTACGTGATACTGTGCAGTGCCCGTGTGGAAGCTTACGATGCCCAGCAGTCTAACTTCGATCTGGTAGTGAACTCTTTCCAGGCATCATAG